A part of Melittangium boletus DSM 14713 genomic DNA contains:
- a CDS encoding heparan-alpha-glucosaminide N-acetyltransferase domain-containing protein, giving the protein MKPSPSSERIRAVDWLRGLSVLVMIQCHALVLLRPELRQSTTTKQLLRVDGLVAPAFLFSAGFALALLLVRGASQGSRGARFGRNLRRIAQVLGVATLVNWMWFPLFREPRWLVRMDILHCVGVSLLLALPVATLLASRPRVLRGTALTLALTTFFLSPLGEAVNGPWATVLNKSTGAVFPLLPWLGFTWLGTYAGAVAAEGGRAGLVRALLFLIGLGCAGWLAANPLNGLYPEHHFFVTNPSNAAERWMWVCIGLLALVALETRVAPGGAPSRARRFLETFGSSSLSAYVFHLGLLYFNVLGFSFQVAWGNRSGWGQYTLLTVALIALTYGLCRGLDLLPDASRRGMRWLSRIVRVDTGEKIADPR; this is encoded by the coding sequence GTGAAGCCCTCTCCTTCTTCCGAACGCATCCGCGCCGTGGACTGGCTGCGCGGGTTGAGCGTGCTGGTGATGATCCAGTGCCACGCCCTGGTGCTGTTGCGCCCGGAGCTGCGCCAGAGCACGACGACGAAGCAACTGCTGCGCGTCGATGGGCTCGTGGCCCCGGCGTTCCTCTTCTCCGCGGGCTTCGCGCTCGCGCTGCTGCTGGTGCGCGGCGCGAGCCAGGGCTCACGCGGAGCCCGGTTCGGGCGCAACCTGCGCCGCATCGCCCAGGTGCTCGGCGTGGCCACGCTCGTCAATTGGATGTGGTTTCCCCTCTTCCGCGAGCCCCGGTGGCTGGTGCGCATGGACATCCTGCATTGCGTGGGCGTGTCCCTGCTGCTCGCCCTGCCCGTCGCCACGCTCCTGGCCTCACGACCCCGGGTGCTTCGGGGCACGGCGCTCACGCTCGCGCTCACCACCTTCTTCCTGTCGCCCCTGGGCGAGGCCGTGAACGGGCCCTGGGCGACCGTGCTCAACAAGTCCACGGGGGCCGTGTTTCCGCTCCTGCCGTGGCTGGGCTTCACCTGGCTGGGCACATACGCGGGGGCCGTGGCGGCGGAGGGGGGACGCGCCGGACTCGTGAGGGCGCTGCTCTTCCTCATCGGACTCGGGTGCGCCGGATGGCTGGCGGCGAATCCCCTGAACGGCCTCTATCCCGAGCACCACTTCTTCGTCACCAATCCCTCCAACGCGGCCGAACGGTGGATGTGGGTCTGCATCGGGTTGCTCGCGCTGGTGGCGCTGGAGACGCGCGTCGCGCCCGGCGGAGCGCCCTCGAGGGCACGCCGCTTCCTGGAGACGTTCGGCTCGTCCTCCCTGTCCGCGTACGTCTTCCACCTGGGACTGCTGTACTTCAACGTCCTGGGGTTCAGCTTCCAGGTGGCCTGGGGCAATCGCAGTGGATGGGGCCAGTACACCCTGCTGACGGTGGCGCTCATCGCGCTGACCTACGGGCTGTGCCGGGGGCTGGATCTCCTCCCGGACGCCTCGCGCCGGGGGATGCGGTGGCTCTCCCGAATCGTCCGCGTCGACACCGGCGAAAAAATCGCGGACCCCCGGTAG
- a CDS encoding M2 family metallopeptidase, which yields MKHTPFVPRFLRAALAAVPLLAASSGCATSAPAANPSPEAPSAAAPKAAQAPLTAADARQFTSRVNDELKQLWTRQATAEWIKATYITDDTERNAASVNEEVMAYLNRAITEAARFKDVQGLDADSARMLHLLRVTSPLPAPNSPDKRAELAAIAAKLEGLYGKGKYCGPEGKGACKDLGELSDIMAKSRDYNTLLDAWMGWHSISPPMRPLYERMVELSNEGAREIGFQDTGALWRSGYDMPPEAFEKEAQRLWGQVKPLYDDLHCYVRARLAKQYGEDKVPAGKPIPAHLLGNMWAQEWNNISNLVEPYQGQPSLDVSAEIQSQKYDAVRMVKLGEGFFTSLGLKALPETFWQRSQFTKPRDREVVCHASAWDITYDNDLRVKMCIKPTEEDLVTIHHELGHDYYYTYYYKLPVLYQQGANDGFHEAIGDAITLSITPSYLKQVGLLKKVPEGDKGLINLQMKDAMEKVAFLPFGLLVDQWRWEVLSGRVKPADYNASWWALREKYQGVRAPVERSEKDFDAGAKYHVPANVPYTRYFLARILQFQFHRALCQAAGHKGPLHECSIYGNKDAGKRLQAMLELGASKPWPDALEALTGERQMDASAILEYFTPLRAWLQTQNKGQKCGW from the coding sequence ATGAAACACACTCCCTTCGTTCCCCGCTTCCTGCGCGCGGCCCTCGCGGCCGTGCCGCTCCTCGCGGCCTCTTCCGGCTGCGCGACCTCGGCCCCCGCCGCCAACCCGTCTCCCGAGGCGCCGAGCGCCGCGGCGCCCAAGGCCGCCCAGGCTCCGCTCACCGCCGCGGACGCGCGCCAGTTCACCTCCCGTGTGAATGACGAGCTCAAGCAGTTGTGGACGAGGCAGGCCACGGCCGAGTGGATCAAGGCCACCTACATCACCGATGACACGGAGCGGAACGCGGCCAGCGTCAACGAGGAGGTGATGGCCTACCTCAACCGGGCCATCACCGAGGCGGCGCGCTTCAAGGACGTCCAGGGGCTCGACGCGGACTCCGCGCGCATGCTGCACCTGCTGCGGGTGACGTCACCGCTTCCCGCGCCGAACTCGCCCGACAAGCGCGCGGAGCTGGCGGCCATCGCCGCCAAGCTCGAGGGTCTCTACGGCAAGGGCAAGTACTGCGGCCCGGAGGGCAAGGGCGCCTGCAAGGACCTGGGCGAGCTGTCCGACATCATGGCCAAGAGCCGCGACTACAACACGCTGCTCGACGCGTGGATGGGCTGGCACTCCATCTCCCCGCCCATGCGTCCGCTCTACGAGCGCATGGTGGAGCTGTCCAACGAGGGCGCCCGGGAGATTGGCTTCCAGGACACGGGTGCGCTCTGGCGCTCGGGCTATGACATGCCGCCCGAGGCCTTCGAGAAGGAAGCCCAGCGGCTGTGGGGGCAGGTCAAGCCGCTCTATGACGACCTGCACTGCTATGTGCGCGCCCGGCTGGCCAAACAGTATGGCGAGGACAAGGTGCCCGCGGGCAAGCCCATTCCCGCGCACCTGCTTGGCAACATGTGGGCCCAGGAATGGAACAACATCTCCAATCTGGTGGAGCCCTATCAGGGCCAGCCCAGCCTGGACGTGAGCGCGGAGATCCAATCACAGAAGTATGACGCGGTCCGCATGGTCAAGCTGGGCGAGGGGTTCTTCACCTCGTTGGGTCTCAAGGCCCTGCCGGAGACGTTCTGGCAGCGCTCCCAGTTCACCAAGCCGCGCGACCGCGAGGTGGTGTGCCATGCGAGCGCCTGGGACATCACCTACGACAACGATCTGCGCGTGAAGATGTGCATCAAGCCCACCGAGGAGGATCTGGTCACCATCCACCACGAGCTGGGCCACGACTACTACTACACCTACTATTACAAGCTTCCGGTGCTCTACCAGCAGGGGGCGAATGATGGCTTTCACGAGGCCATCGGCGACGCCATCACCCTGTCCATCACCCCGAGCTATCTCAAGCAGGTGGGCCTGCTCAAGAAGGTGCCCGAGGGCGACAAGGGCCTCATCAATCTGCAGATGAAGGACGCCATGGAGAAGGTGGCCTTCCTGCCCTTCGGTCTGCTCGTGGACCAGTGGCGCTGGGAAGTGCTCTCCGGGCGGGTGAAGCCGGCGGACTACAACGCCTCCTGGTGGGCGCTGCGCGAGAAGTACCAGGGCGTGCGCGCGCCGGTGGAGCGCTCGGAGAAGGACTTCGACGCGGGCGCCAAGTACCACGTCCCCGCCAACGTGCCCTACACGCGCTACTTCCTGGCGCGCATCCTCCAATTCCAGTTCCACCGCGCGCTGTGCCAGGCCGCTGGCCACAAGGGCCCGCTCCACGAGTGCTCCATCTACGGCAACAAGGACGCCGGCAAGCGGCTCCAGGCCATGTTGGAGTTGGGCGCGAGCAAGCCTTGGCCAGATGCACTCGAGGCCCTCACCGGGGAGCGTCAGATGGATGCTTCGGCCATCCTGGAATATTTCACTCCCTTGCGTGCCTGGTTGCAGACGCAGAACAAGGGACAGAAGTGCGGGTGGTAA
- a CDS encoding cold-shock protein: protein MATGTVKWFNDAKGFGFITQDGGGEDVFCHHSAINMDGFRTLQEGQKVEFEVTRGPKGLQAQNVRAT from the coding sequence ATGGCGACTGGTACCGTGAAGTGGTTCAACGATGCGAAGGGCTTCGGGTTCATCACGCAGGATGGTGGTGGCGAGGACGTGTTCTGCCATCACTCGGCCATCAACATGGACGGCTTCCGTACCCTGCAGGAAGGCCAGAAGGTGGAGTTCGAAGTGACTCGCGGCCCCAAGGGTCTGCAGGCTCAGAACGTCCGCGCGACGTAA
- a CDS encoding DUF3105 domain-containing protein: MSPRLRFLQVLPLAALAACGPSSPDDGECANYDFPLSPPPASARHLTCSSSACGDGLNPPTSGDHCGDTLRCRVHDTEPNRCVWLHNLEHGHAVFLYNCPDGCPDIVATLEGLQREARIGSNGVARALVAPDSRIPTRVAALLWRRSWSADSPDPTALRCLLRLQDLEAPEAHLTCLP, translated from the coding sequence ATGTCGCCGCGTCTCCGTTTCCTCCAAGTGCTGCCACTGGCCGCGCTCGCCGCATGTGGCCCGAGTTCTCCGGACGACGGCGAGTGCGCGAACTACGACTTCCCCCTCTCGCCGCCGCCCGCGAGCGCACGGCACCTCACCTGCTCCAGCTCCGCGTGTGGCGATGGCCTGAACCCGCCCACCAGCGGCGACCACTGTGGCGACACACTGCGTTGCCGGGTGCACGACACCGAGCCCAACCGGTGCGTGTGGTTGCACAACCTGGAGCACGGCCACGCCGTCTTCCTCTACAACTGTCCCGACGGGTGCCCCGACATCGTGGCCACGTTGGAAGGCCTCCAGCGCGAGGCCAGGATCGGGAGCAATGGCGTGGCGCGCGCGCTCGTCGCCCCGGACTCGCGCATTCCCACGCGGGTGGCCGCGCTGCTCTGGCGCCGCTCCTGGAGCGCGGACTCGCCCGACCCCACCGCCCTGCGCTGCCTGTTGCGGCTGCAGGATCTCGAGGCTCCCGAAGCCCACCTCACCTGCCTCCCGTGA